The sequence below is a genomic window from Sulfuracidifex metallicus DSM 6482 = JCM 9184.
GAACCTTTTAAACGGGAACTGAAAGGTCAGTAGGATGGTTGTCTTTATAAATGTAAATGCATTATTTACTTTTTTCAAAGTGAAAAAGTTAGGTAATAACTTAATCTATATATACTAGAAACTAAGACATAAAGTCAGATTAGTTCTATCTCCTTTACTTTAGGAAGGATAGCCTTTTCTTCGGTTAATCTATAAAATGTCTCTAAACCTCTTCTAACCTGCTCTAAGGGTACGTTGTATTCTTGAATATCGGCCCAGATTGTTTTTCTGACTATCTCCTCCTCTAGATCAGCACCCTGAGCTTCTCTCATTATTTGTACATCTTTAGGTATGACCTCATCTAGGTGTTTCTCAGCATACTTTTTACTTTTCTCATAGGTTTCCTTGAACTTGATTGCTAGGTCCTTTCCTAAGTCTTTGTTTACAACAACCATTCCCATTGGCATAGGTGAGTCGTTTGAGATGTTCTTCCACATGTCCCACATGCTTGTAATTGGAACCGCCTTTATGCCCAATTTTTTCATGGCATACATCATTTTGATTTCATGGACAGCTACCAGTACGTCGCCCTCCCTTCCTAATGCCTTCATTTCATCTAACACTCTGCGGACTATGACAAGCTTACTGTATCGTCCGATTAATAACTTGTATAAGGTGAAAGCTGTTGTATTAGGTCCATGAACGATTAATCTTGAGTTCTTAAGGTCCTCTTTCTTCAGGTTATTCACAGCAAGGACAGGCATCCCCGTTATTCCATCTGTTGCGGAGGCAACGGCATTTCCCATGATGTAATAATAATCCTGAATGTAAGGATACATTGCTGCTGATGGTACTGAAACGTCTACCTCTCTTTTTAAAACCAACTCATTAATATCTTGAACAGTGGGTATAACCTCAAACTCTAAATTAAATCCATCTGGCTTTACCTTCCCTTCAATCAGAGGTATGAAAGGATACAAATCTCCTGAGTCTGCCAATGCACCAACTTTTATTGTTACCATAAAATGAACCTTATCTCGTAGATAAAAAATGTTGGTTACAGTCGGTAGTAAAAATAAGGTAAAGGTCAATGCAGTTATGGAAGCACTTAAGTTAATGGGCATCGATGCTGAAGTAATCGGAGTTGAAGTTGATAGTGGGGTTCCGCTACAACCTTATTGCAACGATACCTTTGTGGGAGCTCGAAATAGGGCTATAAGATCAATTGAGCTAGCTTCTGGCGATATAGGAATAGGTATAGAAGGAGGAGTATGTATTAGACAAGGAATGGTCATGGCTTTTGCCGTGGTGCATTGCGTATCAAAAGAAGGGAGAGAAAACCTTGCCACATCTTCCTATTTTACCCTACCTGAGGAAGTCTCCAGTCTAATGATTCAGGGGAAAGAGTTAGGCGAAGCCACAGACATAGTGTTTCATGATAAAGAAAGCAAAAGAGGACTTGGTGCAGTAGGGCATATAACTAAAGGCTTAATATCTAGGACTGCTTTATACGTACAGCCAGTGATTTTAGCTTTATATCCTTTTCTAGGGTGATTACATGGAAGTTCTCGTTCTAGGATCAGGTTATGCAGGATTAACAGTAGCTCATCGTCTAAGAGAATACGTAAATGATGTGAAAATTACTGTAATTTCAAGGAACAGGACAGTTTATGAAAATACCATTTTTCCGGCTCTGTTAACTAACGATGTAAATGTCGAAGATACGAAATTTGATGCACAGGAAGCTATGGAATTAAAAGGTAACTCGTTCATTGAGGCAGAAGTTCAACGAATAGACCCCCAATCTAACGAGGTTAAGACCAGTAAAGGGACGTTCGATTATGACTACTTGATATTGGCCCTCGGTGGAGCTTATGAGGAGAACTTTTACAAGATACCAGGAAATCAGTTTGCTTTCATGCATCATCCTCTTTCAGACTTTCTGAAGATTAAGGAAAGGCTTGGACAAGCGGATGAAATTGACGCCGTTATAGGGAACTTTGCTAACAGTCCGATTGAAGGTCCCTCTTATCAATTAGCTCTCATAGTTAAGAATGAAATAATAAGGAGAAAAATTAAGGGTAGAGTAACTTTGATAACCCAAAGTCCAAGGGGCGTGTTCGGCATGCTCCCCCTTGAGAATATATCAAAGCAAGCTAATTCGTTCTTTGAGAAGCAAGGTATAGAATTAGTAAAAGGCGATTCGATTGCGGAAGTAAGGAAGGATAAAGTTGTAACTAAAAATGGAAAGGAAATAGAGGCGAATTTCGTGTCAATTCTGCCAAGGCTTTCCGCTCCAGAGGTGGTAGCGAAGGTTTTCTCAGATGACACATATTACGTTCCAGTTGAATTACCCTCATTTAGAACAAAGTCGTTCAGGAATGTCTTCGCTGTGGGAGACCTGGCTCAAGGAATGGTGCCAGCGAGAACAGCTAGAGGAGCCATGATAGCAGCTGAGAATGCCGTGTCAACAATAATTAAAGAGTTAAAAGGAATAGAAAGACCTTATTACAAACAAGGCATTTTGTGTATGTTCCATGGTGGAGGCGTTGCTGGCTTACTTAGATTTGACGTATTTGATAAACCAAGAGCTAACTTTATCATAAATCCCTTATTTTCTAAGATTAAAATAATATACAGCAGGATGCTAGTAAACTCCGCATTTAACGTACCTTTTCATGCAGCTCCACCTTTATAATAAAAGCTTTTTATATGAACTAAAAACTAATATAGTCTTTTTATTTATTTCTATGCTAAAATAATTATTTTTATTATCTGATTCTTGATAGGTTTATACCAATGTAATCAAGAGTTCGAAACAAGTAAAAAATAGTTCTAATAAAATGCTTCTCCTTTTACTAATTTGTTAAATAAGGAACCTATCTCTTCGAGCTTTACGGTTTCATGTTCTGAAGGTCTAGGTACAGACGCTAAGAATATTCCGTAATCTTCTACGCTTCCACCCTTTGGTTCTCCATAAGGAGAAAAGAGAATGAAGTCATCAGCCTTACTTA
It includes:
- a CDS encoding ABC transporter substrate-binding protein; translated protein: MVTIKVGALADSGDLYPFIPLIEGKVKPDGFNLEFEVIPTVQDINELVLKREVDVSVPSAAMYPYIQDYYYIMGNAVASATDGITGMPVLAVNNLKKEDLKNSRLIVHGPNTTAFTLYKLLIGRYSKLVIVRRVLDEMKALGREGDVLVAVHEIKMMYAMKKLGIKAVPITSMWDMWKNISNDSPMPMGMVVVNKDLGKDLAIKFKETYEKSKKYAEKHLDEVIPKDVQIMREAQGADLEEEIVRKTIWADIQEYNVPLEQVRRGLETFYRLTEEKAILPKVKEIELI
- a CDS encoding inosine/xanthosine triphosphatase; the encoded protein is MLVTVGSKNKVKVNAVMEALKLMGIDAEVIGVEVDSGVPLQPYCNDTFVGARNRAIRSIELASGDIGIGIEGGVCIRQGMVMAFAVVHCVSKEGRENLATSSYFTLPEEVSSLMIQGKELGEATDIVFHDKESKRGLGAVGHITKGLISRTALYVQPVILALYPFLG
- a CDS encoding FAD-dependent oxidoreductase, translated to MEVLVLGSGYAGLTVAHRLREYVNDVKITVISRNRTVYENTIFPALLTNDVNVEDTKFDAQEAMELKGNSFIEAEVQRIDPQSNEVKTSKGTFDYDYLILALGGAYEENFYKIPGNQFAFMHHPLSDFLKIKERLGQADEIDAVIGNFANSPIEGPSYQLALIVKNEIIRRKIKGRVTLITQSPRGVFGMLPLENISKQANSFFEKQGIELVKGDSIAEVRKDKVVTKNGKEIEANFVSILPRLSAPEVVAKVFSDDTYYVPVELPSFRTKSFRNVFAVGDLAQGMVPARTARGAMIAAENAVSTIIKELKGIERPYYKQGILCMFHGGGVAGLLRFDVFDKPRANFIINPLFSKIKIIYSRMLVNSAFNVPFHAAPPL